A single Bacillus sp. HMF5848 DNA region contains:
- the rplK gene encoding 50S ribosomal protein L11: MAKKVIKMVKLQIPAGKANPAPPVGPALGQAGVNIMGFCKEFNARTADQAGLIIPVEITVFEDRSFTFITKTPPAAVLLKVVAGIQSGSGEPNKKKVATVKRDKVREIAEQKMQDLNAASVEAAMRMVEGTARSMGIVIED, encoded by the coding sequence GTGGCTAAAAAAGTTATTAAAATGGTAAAATTACAAATCCCTGCAGGGAAAGCTAACCCAGCACCACCAGTAGGACCTGCACTAGGTCAAGCGGGTGTTAACATCATGGGATTCTGTAAAGAGTTTAATGCACGTACAGCAGATCAAGCAGGTCTAATTATTCCTGTTGAGATTACGGTATTTGAAGACCGTTCATTTACATTTATTACGAAAACTCCACCTGCAGCTGTTCTTCTAAAAGTAGTAGCTGGTATCCAGTCTGGTTCTGGTGAACCAAACAAGAAAAAGGTTGCAACAGTTAAGCGTGATAAAGTACGTGAAATTGCTGAACAAAAAATGCAAGATCTTAACGCTGCAAGCGTTGAAGCTGCAATGCGCATGGTAGAAGGTACTGCGCGTAGCATGGGTATCGTTATTGAAGACTAA
- the rplA gene encoding 50S ribosomal protein L1, with amino-acid sequence MAKRGKKYAEAIKLVDRTKSYSVQEAIELVKKTSVAKFDATVEVAFRLGIDVKKADQQIRGAVVLPNGTGKTQRVLVFAKGEKAKEAEAAGADYVGDTDYINKIQQGWFDFDVIVATPDMMGEVGKLGRVLGPKGLMPNPKTGTVTFDVTKAVNEIKAGKVEYRADKSGNIHVPIGKVSFDDQKLVENFTTIFETLLKVKPSAAKGTYMRNISVTSTMGPGVKVDASTFVVAK; translated from the coding sequence ATGGCTAAAAGAGGTAAAAAGTACGCTGAAGCTATCAAGCTTGTAGACCGTACAAAATCATACTCTGTTCAAGAAGCTATTGAACTTGTTAAAAAGACAAGTGTAGCTAAATTTGATGCAACTGTAGAAGTAGCGTTCCGTTTAGGTATTGATGTAAAGAAAGCTGACCAACAAATTCGTGGTGCAGTTGTACTACCGAATGGTACAGGTAAAACACAACGTGTATTAGTATTTGCTAAAGGTGAAAAAGCTAAAGAAGCTGAAGCTGCTGGCGCTGATTATGTAGGAGATACTGACTATATCAACAAAATCCAACAAGGTTGGTTTGATTTTGATGTAATCGTAGCTACTCCAGACATGATGGGTGAAGTTGGTAAGCTTGGTCGTGTATTAGGACCTAAAGGCTTAATGCCAAACCCTAAAACAGGTACAGTTACGTTTGATGTAACGAAAGCAGTGAATGAAATTAAAGCTGGTAAAGTTGAATACCGTGCTGATAAATCAGGTAACATTCATGTACCTATCGGCAAAGTTTCTTTCGACGACCAAAAACTTGTTGAAAACTTTACAACAATCTTTGAAACATTGCTTAAAGTTAAGCCGTCAGCTGCAAAAGGCACATATATGAGAAACATTTCTGTTACTTCAACTATGGGCCCTGGTGTGAAAGTTGATGCTTCTACTTTCGTAGTAGCAAAATAA